The proteins below come from a single Caulobacter segnis ATCC 21756 genomic window:
- a CDS encoding pyridoxal phosphate-dependent aminotransferase: MDATRRGLLIGGATLAPSLALAAETSVDPTAPPAIKAHLGVTENPFGPSPAARKAAAKALAEAPYYGWELEPPLVKLIAEHDGLKPEQVGLCNGSLEALSLLSTAFAKAGPVVSPQPSYATPLLYAQRQGASLEWVQLGADQQIDLQALAERSRTVKAGCVYVCNPNNPTGLLLDADALRAFCVEVSKTCPVIVDEAYIEISPDPVRNSMMDLVRAGHDVIVARTFSKVYGMAGLRAGFVAARADRVRTLKSLIPTHKGRPGLAAAAACYGDQAYLAGAKAYLEGCRKKIYAICEANGLSYLPSYGTYVFVDCGKPNLAFQKTLASLGVEVRVFDSPRHPTWIRVGTASPAELDYFASVLPKALKA; the protein is encoded by the coding sequence ATGGATGCGACGCGGCGCGGACTTCTGATCGGTGGCGCGACGCTGGCGCCGAGCCTGGCCCTGGCCGCCGAGACCTCGGTGGATCCGACCGCGCCGCCGGCGATCAAGGCGCATCTGGGCGTCACCGAGAACCCGTTCGGCCCCTCGCCCGCCGCCCGCAAGGCCGCCGCCAAGGCGCTGGCCGAAGCGCCCTATTACGGCTGGGAGCTGGAACCGCCGCTGGTCAAGCTGATCGCCGAGCATGACGGCCTCAAGCCCGAACAGGTCGGCCTGTGCAACGGTTCGCTTGAGGCGCTGTCGCTGCTGTCGACCGCCTTCGCCAAGGCCGGTCCGGTCGTCTCGCCCCAGCCCAGCTACGCCACGCCCCTGCTCTACGCCCAGCGCCAGGGCGCCAGCCTGGAGTGGGTCCAGCTCGGCGCCGACCAGCAGATCGACCTGCAAGCGCTCGCCGAGCGCTCCCGGACCGTGAAGGCGGGCTGCGTCTATGTCTGCAATCCCAACAATCCGACCGGCCTGCTGCTGGACGCCGACGCGCTGCGGGCCTTCTGCGTCGAGGTTTCCAAGACCTGCCCGGTGATCGTCGACGAAGCCTATATCGAGATCAGCCCCGACCCGGTCCGCAACTCGATGATGGACCTGGTCCGCGCCGGCCATGACGTGATCGTCGCCCGCACCTTCTCGAAGGTCTACGGCATGGCGGGCCTTCGCGCCGGGTTCGTCGCCGCCCGCGCCGATCGGGTCCGGACGCTGAAGAGCCTGATCCCGACCCACAAGGGCCGCCCGGGCCTCGCGGCGGCCGCCGCCTGCTATGGCGACCAGGCCTATCTCGCCGGGGCCAAGGCCTATCTCGAAGGCTGTCGCAAGAAGATCTACGCGATCTGCGAGGCCAACGGCCTCAGCTACCTGCCCTCCTACGGCACCTATGTCTTCGTCGACTGCGGTAAGCCGAACCTCGCCTTCCAGAAGACCCTGGCGTCGCTGGGCGTCGAGGTGCGGGTGTTCGACAGCCCGCGCCACCCGACCTGGATCCGCGTCGGCACCGCCAGCCCCGCCGAGCTCGACTACTTCGCCAGCGTGCTGCCGAAGGCCCTGAAGGCGTGA